One Bos javanicus breed banteng chromosome 9, ARS-OSU_banteng_1.0, whole genome shotgun sequence DNA window includes the following coding sequences:
- the BEND3 gene encoding BEN domain-containing protein 3 isoform X1, whose protein sequence is MSALGRPGPRSARPSSLPRPFTPERRRRSRVCPAEGEGRAGGGGGGVVVPLQRGLLCPCAEMTHGVPSRHARAQRTDTHKERGKYTAPARCPQQLPGPPRPGPPRAAPTPQPRAPPTPHVAPQLGAGPLCKVQNSCPSRCTLSAQEAATPASHLTREAAQPPPALLPPAGGSVEQKMNATEFSEDVEEVLKNNTVKVETEAEDAALDCSVNSRSAEKHPLDGVFTAVQDSSKRKPLGGEGPLDSVPSVKRRRLIPEALLAGMRNRENSSPCQGNGEPAGRGKNLGSMWPGEEEPGHDVSTPSYKKPLYGISHKIMEKKNPPAGDMLNTYELSEKVNPSNSPSPLRLLNETQKRDTGGPAAATDSDPNIYFLIQKMFYMLNTLSSNMSQLHSKVDLLSLEVSRIKKQVSPTEMVAKFQPPPEYQLTAAELKQIVDQSLSGGDLACRLLVQLFPELFSDVDFSRGCGACGFAAKRKLESLHLQLIRNYVEVYYPSVKDTAVWQAECLPQLNDFFSRFWAQREMEDSQPSGQVSGFFEAEPQVDAGHFLDSKEQEEALSLDRSSTIASDHVVDTQDLTEFLDEASSPGEFAVFLLHRLFPELFDHRKLGEQYSCYGDGGKQELDPQRLQIIRNYTEIYFPDMQEEDAWLQQCAQRINDELEGLGLDAGSEGEPPRDDCYDSSSLPDDISVVKVEDSFEGERPGRRSKKIWLVPIDFDKLEIPQPDFEVPGADCLLSKEQLRSIYESSLSIGNFASRLLVHLFPELFTHENLRKQYNCSGSLGKKQLDPSRIKLIRHYVQLLYPRAKNDRVWTLEFVGKLDERCRRRDTEQRRSYQQQRKVHVPGPECRDLASYAINPERFREEFEGPPLPPERSSKDFCKIPLDELVVPSPDFPVPSPYLLSDKEVREIVQQSLSVGNFAARLLVRLFPELFTTENLRLQYNHSGACNKKQLDPTRLRLIRHYVEAVYPVEKMEEVWHYECIPSIDERCRRPNRKKCDILKKAKKVEK, encoded by the exons ATGAGCGCGCTGGGCCGCCCGGGTCCCCGGAGTGCGCGCCCCAGCTCCCTGCCGCGGCCGTTCACGCCCGAGCGCCGCCGCCGGTCCCGCGTGTGCCCCGCTgagggggaggggcgggctgggggtgggggcggaggggtTGTGGTTCCACTGCAGCGGGGGCTCCTGTGTCCTTGTGCGGAAATGACACACGGAGTCCCGTCACGTCACGCGAGAGCGCAGCGCACGGACACACACAAAGAGAGGGGAAAATACACGGCGCCCGCCCGCTGCCCCCAGCAACTCCCCGGGCCGCCCCGGCCTGGCCCTCCGCGCGCggcccccactccccagccccgcGCTCCCCCTACCCCCCACGTGGCGCCCCAACTCGGCGCGGGCCCGCTCTGCAAAGTACAGAACTCGTGTCCCAG cagaTGCACTCTGAGTGCCCAGGAAGCCgccacccctgcctcccacctcacccGTGAGGCTGCGCAGCCCCCTCCGGCCCTCCTGCCACCCGCAGGCGGCTCAG tGGAACAGAAGATGAACGCAACTGAATTCAGTGAAGATGTAgaagaag TTCTAAAAAACAACACTGTGAAAGTGGAGACAGAGGCCGAAGATGCTGCTCTGGACTGCTCAGTGAATTCCAGGTCCGCTGAGAAGCACCCTCTGGATGGCGTCTTCACTGCTGTCCAGGACTCCAGCAAGAGAAAGCCCCTGGGTGGCGAGGGCCCACTGGACTCAGTCCCGAGCGTGAAGAGGCGGCGGCTTATTCCCGAG GCACTCCTAGCAGGCATGCGGAACCGGGAGAACAGCTCGCCCTGCCAGGGCAACGGGGAGCCGGCAGGCCGGGGCAAGAACTTGGGCTCCATGTGGCCgggagaggaggagcctggccacGACGTGAGCACGCCCTCCTACAAGAAGCCTCTGTATGGTATCTCACACAAGATTATGGAGAAGAAGAACCCTCCCGCGGGGGACATGCTCAACACCTATGAGCTCTCAGAGAAAGTGAATCCCAGCAACAGCCCCTCACCGCTGCGGCTCCTGAACGAGACACAGAAGCGGGACACTGGCGGCCCCGCAGCAGCCACAGACAGCGACCCCAACATCTACTTTCTCATCCAGAAGATGTTCTACATGCTCAACACGCTCTCCTCCAACATGTCGCAGCTGCACAGCAAGGTGGACCTGCTCTCCCTGGAAGTGAGCCGCATCAAGAAGCAGGTGAGCCCCACTGAGATGGTGGCCAAGTTCCAGCCGCCGCCCGAGTACCAGCTCACGGCGGCCGAGCTCAAACAGATCGTGGACCAGAGCCTGTCGGGTGGTGACCTGGCCTGTCGCCTGCTGGTGCAGCTTTTCCCAGAGCTCTTCAGCGACGTGGACTTCTCCCGGGGCTGTGGCGCCTGTGGCTTCGCGGCCAAGCGGAAGCTGGAGTCGCTGCACCTGCAGCTCATCCGGAACTATGTGGAGGTCTACTACCCATCGGTGAAGGACACGGCCGTCTGGCAGGCTGAGTGCCTGCCCCAGCTCAACGACTTCTTCAGCCGCTTCTGGGCCCAGCGGGAAATGGAGGACAGCCAGCCCAGCGGCCAGGTGTCTGGCTTCTTCGAGGCCGAGCCCCAGGTGGATGCTGGCCActtcctggacagcaaggagcaggaggaggcccTGTCCCTGGACCGCAGCAGCACCATCGCCTCTGACCATGTGGTGGACACGCAGGACCTCACCGAGTTCCTGGACGAGGCCTCATCCCCGGGCGAATTTGCGGTCTTCCTTCTGCACCGGCTGTTCCCTGAGCTCTTCGACCACAGGAAGCTGGGCGAGCAGTACAGCTGCTATGGGGATGGCGGCAAGCAGGAGCTGGACCCGCAGCGTCTACAGATCATCCGCAACTACACAGAGATCTACTTCCCCGACATGCAGGAGGAGGATGCCTGGCTGCAGCAGTGTGCCCAGCGCATCAACGACGAGCTGGAGGGCCTGGGGCTGGACGCGGGCAGCGAGGGCGAGCCCCCGCGAGACGACTGCTACGACTCATCCAGCCTGCCCGATGACATCTCCGTGGTCAAGGTGGAAGACAGCTTCGAGGGCGAGCGGCCCGGCCGGCGGTCCAAGAAGATCTGGCTGGTGCCCATCGACTTCGACAAGCTGGAGATCCCGCAGCCCGACTTCGAGGTGCCGGGCGCCGACTGCCTGCTGAGCAAGGAGCAGCTGCGCAGCATCTACGAGAGCAGCTTGTCCATCGGCAACTTTGCCTCGCGCCTGCTGGTGCACCTGTTCCCGGAGCTCTTCACCCACGAGAACCTGCGCAAGCAGTACAACTGCAGCGGCTCCCTGGGCAAGAAGCAGCTGGACCCGTCCCGTATCAAGCTCATCCGCCACTACGTGCAGCTGCTCTACCCACGGGCCAAGAATGACCGTGTCTGGACACTGGAGTTCGTGGGCAAACTGGACGAGCGCTGCCGGCGCCGGGACACGGAGCAGAGGCGCTCCTACCAGCAGCAGCGCAAGGTCCACGTTCCGGGCCCTGAGTGCAGGGACCTGGCCAGCTATGCAATCAACCCTGAGCGGTTCCGGGAGGAATTTGAGGGGCCCCCGCTGCCCCCCGAAAGGAGCAGCAAGGACTTCTGCAAGATCCCCCTGGACGAGTTGGTGGTGCCCTCGCCCGACTTCCCGGTGCCTTCGCCGTACCTGCTGTCCGACAAAGAAGTGCGCGAGATCGTGCAGCAAAGCCTCTCCGTGGGCAACTTCGCCGCCCGGCTGCTCGTCAGGCTCTTCCCCGAACTCTTCACCACCGAGAACCTGCGGCTGCAGTACAACCACTCCGGGGCATGCAACAAGAAGCAGCTGGACCCCACACGCTTGCGGCTCATCCGCCACTACGTGGAGGCCGTGTACCCGGTGGAGAAGATGGAGGAGGTGTGGCACTACGAATGTATCCCGAGCATCGACGAACGCTGCCGCCGCCCCAACAGAAAGAAATGCGACATCCTGAAGAAAGCCAAGAAGGTGGAGAAGTGA
- the BEND3 gene encoding BEN domain-containing protein 3 isoform X2: protein MNATEFSEDVEEVLKNNTVKVETEAEDAALDCSVNSRSAEKHPLDGVFTAVQDSSKRKPLGGEGPLDSVPSVKRRRLIPEALLAGMRNRENSSPCQGNGEPAGRGKNLGSMWPGEEEPGHDVSTPSYKKPLYGISHKIMEKKNPPAGDMLNTYELSEKVNPSNSPSPLRLLNETQKRDTGGPAAATDSDPNIYFLIQKMFYMLNTLSSNMSQLHSKVDLLSLEVSRIKKQVSPTEMVAKFQPPPEYQLTAAELKQIVDQSLSGGDLACRLLVQLFPELFSDVDFSRGCGACGFAAKRKLESLHLQLIRNYVEVYYPSVKDTAVWQAECLPQLNDFFSRFWAQREMEDSQPSGQVSGFFEAEPQVDAGHFLDSKEQEEALSLDRSSTIASDHVVDTQDLTEFLDEASSPGEFAVFLLHRLFPELFDHRKLGEQYSCYGDGGKQELDPQRLQIIRNYTEIYFPDMQEEDAWLQQCAQRINDELEGLGLDAGSEGEPPRDDCYDSSSLPDDISVVKVEDSFEGERPGRRSKKIWLVPIDFDKLEIPQPDFEVPGADCLLSKEQLRSIYESSLSIGNFASRLLVHLFPELFTHENLRKQYNCSGSLGKKQLDPSRIKLIRHYVQLLYPRAKNDRVWTLEFVGKLDERCRRRDTEQRRSYQQQRKVHVPGPECRDLASYAINPERFREEFEGPPLPPERSSKDFCKIPLDELVVPSPDFPVPSPYLLSDKEVREIVQQSLSVGNFAARLLVRLFPELFTTENLRLQYNHSGACNKKQLDPTRLRLIRHYVEAVYPVEKMEEVWHYECIPSIDERCRRPNRKKCDILKKAKKVEK, encoded by the exons ATGAACGCAACTGAATTCAGTGAAGATGTAgaagaag TTCTAAAAAACAACACTGTGAAAGTGGAGACAGAGGCCGAAGATGCTGCTCTGGACTGCTCAGTGAATTCCAGGTCCGCTGAGAAGCACCCTCTGGATGGCGTCTTCACTGCTGTCCAGGACTCCAGCAAGAGAAAGCCCCTGGGTGGCGAGGGCCCACTGGACTCAGTCCCGAGCGTGAAGAGGCGGCGGCTTATTCCCGAG GCACTCCTAGCAGGCATGCGGAACCGGGAGAACAGCTCGCCCTGCCAGGGCAACGGGGAGCCGGCAGGCCGGGGCAAGAACTTGGGCTCCATGTGGCCgggagaggaggagcctggccacGACGTGAGCACGCCCTCCTACAAGAAGCCTCTGTATGGTATCTCACACAAGATTATGGAGAAGAAGAACCCTCCCGCGGGGGACATGCTCAACACCTATGAGCTCTCAGAGAAAGTGAATCCCAGCAACAGCCCCTCACCGCTGCGGCTCCTGAACGAGACACAGAAGCGGGACACTGGCGGCCCCGCAGCAGCCACAGACAGCGACCCCAACATCTACTTTCTCATCCAGAAGATGTTCTACATGCTCAACACGCTCTCCTCCAACATGTCGCAGCTGCACAGCAAGGTGGACCTGCTCTCCCTGGAAGTGAGCCGCATCAAGAAGCAGGTGAGCCCCACTGAGATGGTGGCCAAGTTCCAGCCGCCGCCCGAGTACCAGCTCACGGCGGCCGAGCTCAAACAGATCGTGGACCAGAGCCTGTCGGGTGGTGACCTGGCCTGTCGCCTGCTGGTGCAGCTTTTCCCAGAGCTCTTCAGCGACGTGGACTTCTCCCGGGGCTGTGGCGCCTGTGGCTTCGCGGCCAAGCGGAAGCTGGAGTCGCTGCACCTGCAGCTCATCCGGAACTATGTGGAGGTCTACTACCCATCGGTGAAGGACACGGCCGTCTGGCAGGCTGAGTGCCTGCCCCAGCTCAACGACTTCTTCAGCCGCTTCTGGGCCCAGCGGGAAATGGAGGACAGCCAGCCCAGCGGCCAGGTGTCTGGCTTCTTCGAGGCCGAGCCCCAGGTGGATGCTGGCCActtcctggacagcaaggagcaggaggaggcccTGTCCCTGGACCGCAGCAGCACCATCGCCTCTGACCATGTGGTGGACACGCAGGACCTCACCGAGTTCCTGGACGAGGCCTCATCCCCGGGCGAATTTGCGGTCTTCCTTCTGCACCGGCTGTTCCCTGAGCTCTTCGACCACAGGAAGCTGGGCGAGCAGTACAGCTGCTATGGGGATGGCGGCAAGCAGGAGCTGGACCCGCAGCGTCTACAGATCATCCGCAACTACACAGAGATCTACTTCCCCGACATGCAGGAGGAGGATGCCTGGCTGCAGCAGTGTGCCCAGCGCATCAACGACGAGCTGGAGGGCCTGGGGCTGGACGCGGGCAGCGAGGGCGAGCCCCCGCGAGACGACTGCTACGACTCATCCAGCCTGCCCGATGACATCTCCGTGGTCAAGGTGGAAGACAGCTTCGAGGGCGAGCGGCCCGGCCGGCGGTCCAAGAAGATCTGGCTGGTGCCCATCGACTTCGACAAGCTGGAGATCCCGCAGCCCGACTTCGAGGTGCCGGGCGCCGACTGCCTGCTGAGCAAGGAGCAGCTGCGCAGCATCTACGAGAGCAGCTTGTCCATCGGCAACTTTGCCTCGCGCCTGCTGGTGCACCTGTTCCCGGAGCTCTTCACCCACGAGAACCTGCGCAAGCAGTACAACTGCAGCGGCTCCCTGGGCAAGAAGCAGCTGGACCCGTCCCGTATCAAGCTCATCCGCCACTACGTGCAGCTGCTCTACCCACGGGCCAAGAATGACCGTGTCTGGACACTGGAGTTCGTGGGCAAACTGGACGAGCGCTGCCGGCGCCGGGACACGGAGCAGAGGCGCTCCTACCAGCAGCAGCGCAAGGTCCACGTTCCGGGCCCTGAGTGCAGGGACCTGGCCAGCTATGCAATCAACCCTGAGCGGTTCCGGGAGGAATTTGAGGGGCCCCCGCTGCCCCCCGAAAGGAGCAGCAAGGACTTCTGCAAGATCCCCCTGGACGAGTTGGTGGTGCCCTCGCCCGACTTCCCGGTGCCTTCGCCGTACCTGCTGTCCGACAAAGAAGTGCGCGAGATCGTGCAGCAAAGCCTCTCCGTGGGCAACTTCGCCGCCCGGCTGCTCGTCAGGCTCTTCCCCGAACTCTTCACCACCGAGAACCTGCGGCTGCAGTACAACCACTCCGGGGCATGCAACAAGAAGCAGCTGGACCCCACACGCTTGCGGCTCATCCGCCACTACGTGGAGGCCGTGTACCCGGTGGAGAAGATGGAGGAGGTGTGGCACTACGAATGTATCCCGAGCATCGACGAACGCTGCCGCCGCCCCAACAGAAAGAAATGCGACATCCTGAAGAAAGCCAAGAAGGTGGAGAAGTGA